A genome region from Streptomyces sp. S4.7 includes the following:
- a CDS encoding 1,4-dihydroxy-6-naphthoate synthase translates to MSHAAAKPLRIAYSPCPNDTFVFDAWAHGRVPGAPELDVTFADIDITNGMAERGELDVLKVSYAVLPWVLDEYTLLPCGGALGRGNGPLVLTREPASDLTGATVAVPSERSTAYLLFRLWAAEVVPGGVGRIVVMPFHEIMPAVRDGKVDAGLVIHEARFTYRDYGLHRLADMGEHWESTTGLPIPLGAIIAKRNLGSNTLQLLADSARTSVRMAWDDPEASRPYVRAHAQEMDPAVAEQHIGLYVNEFTADLGPDGYAAVRGLLTRASAEGLVPPLPPEALAFG, encoded by the coding sequence ATGAGTCATGCCGCCGCCAAGCCCCTGCGCATCGCCTACTCGCCCTGCCCCAACGACACGTTCGTCTTCGACGCGTGGGCGCACGGCCGGGTGCCCGGCGCGCCCGAGCTGGACGTGACGTTCGCGGACATCGACATCACCAACGGCATGGCGGAGCGCGGCGAGCTGGACGTGCTGAAGGTGTCGTACGCCGTGCTGCCGTGGGTCCTCGACGAGTACACGCTGCTGCCGTGCGGCGGCGCGCTCGGCCGCGGCAACGGTCCGCTGGTCCTGACCCGCGAGCCGGCCTCCGATCTGACGGGCGCGACCGTCGCCGTACCGTCCGAACGGTCCACCGCCTACCTGCTGTTCCGGCTGTGGGCGGCTGAGGTCGTGCCGGGCGGGGTGGGCCGGATCGTGGTCATGCCCTTCCACGAGATCATGCCCGCGGTGCGCGACGGCAAGGTCGACGCGGGGCTCGTCATCCACGAGGCGCGCTTCACCTACCGGGACTACGGGCTGCACCGGCTCGCCGACATGGGCGAGCACTGGGAGTCCACGACGGGCCTGCCGATCCCGCTGGGCGCGATCATCGCGAAGCGGAACCTGGGTTCAAACACGCTCCAGCTGCTGGCGGACTCGGCGCGTACGTCGGTCCGCATGGCGTGGGACGACCCGGAGGCGTCCCGCCCGTACGTCCGCGCCCACGCGCAGGAGATGGACCCGGCGGTCGCGGAGCAGCACATCGGCCTGTACGTGAACGAGTTCACCGCCGACCTCGGCCCGGACGGCTACGCGGCGGTCCGGGGGCTCCTCACCCGCGCGTCGGCGGAGGGCCTGGTTCCACCGCTCCCCCCGGAGGCGCTGGCCTTCGGCTGA
- a CDS encoding questin oxidase family protein — protein sequence MTNDVNTSGVLEEALGRLHASGPEIYEWRLTNHAPMVVEALATHGQSAAVHRWLDAYQARLDDFPTPVSPVTDANWREALGDTRRGADWIGYFLRATGERPWRDVLAQWWARLLPGLYGGSTHPVIRVGHAVRVITRSGENGPRLTELAHGLGYWAARHHTVPGVAPLPGAPDADGALEAVPAISDFQGGFRDRLARVDRLPVWSADVTDPDEARDRLTALVAAATHRYATHGHGDETMLVHAATAPNAVLRTLPALPRALWVPSLHAAWTASAAVTSMYAPPAPAPYTPAPAVTPEEVLERALAHGDEHVIKFADTALDVGDERALTAALRAIDLSEPLIY from the coding sequence ATGACCAACGACGTGAACACGAGCGGTGTCCTGGAAGAGGCCCTGGGGCGGCTGCACGCCTCCGGTCCCGAGATCTACGAGTGGCGCCTGACCAACCACGCCCCCATGGTGGTCGAGGCGCTCGCCACGCACGGGCAGTCGGCGGCCGTGCACCGCTGGCTGGACGCCTACCAGGCCAGGCTCGACGACTTCCCCACCCCCGTGTCCCCCGTGACCGACGCCAACTGGCGGGAGGCGCTGGGCGATACGCGCCGGGGAGCGGACTGGATCGGCTACTTCCTGCGGGCGACCGGGGAACGGCCCTGGCGTGACGTGCTCGCCCAGTGGTGGGCCCGGCTGCTGCCGGGACTGTACGGCGGGTCCACCCACCCGGTGATCCGGGTCGGCCACGCCGTACGCGTCATCACCCGGAGCGGGGAGAACGGGCCGCGCCTCACCGAACTCGCCCACGGACTCGGCTACTGGGCCGCCCGGCACCACACGGTCCCCGGCGTCGCCCCACTCCCCGGTGCCCCGGACGCCGACGGCGCGCTGGAGGCCGTCCCCGCGATCAGCGACTTCCAGGGCGGCTTCCGGGACAGGCTCGCCCGGGTCGACCGCCTGCCGGTCTGGTCGGCGGACGTCACCGACCCGGACGAGGCACGGGACCGGCTGACGGCCCTGGTGGCCGCGGCGACCCACCGCTACGCCACCCACGGCCACGGCGACGAGACGATGCTGGTCCACGCGGCAACGGCCCCCAACGCCGTACTCCGCACCCTGCCCGCCCTGCCCCGCGCCCTGTGGGTCCCGAGCCTGCACGCGGCCTGGACGGCCTCCGCGGCGGTGACCTCGATGTACGCCCCACCCGCCCCGGCCCCGTACACCCCAGCCCCGGCCGTGACGCCCGAGGAGGTCCTCGAACGGGCCCTGGCCCACGGCGACGAGCACGTCATCAAGTTCGCCGACACGGCGCTGGACGTGGGCGACGAACGGGCACTGACGGCGGCACTGCGCGCGATCGACCTGAGCGAACCGCTGATCTACTGA
- a CDS encoding cold-shock protein encodes MPTGQVKWFNREKGFGFLSRDDGGDVFVHSSVLPAGVDALKPGQRVEFGVVAGQRGDQALSVTVLDPAPSVAAAQRRKPDELASIVQDLTTLLESITPVLERGRYPDKSQGANIAGLLRAVADQLDV; translated from the coding sequence GTGCCTACCGGCCAGGTCAAGTGGTTCAACCGCGAGAAGGGCTTCGGCTTTCTCTCCCGTGACGACGGCGGCGACGTCTTCGTCCACTCATCGGTCCTCCCTGCCGGAGTCGACGCACTGAAGCCGGGCCAGCGCGTCGAGTTCGGCGTCGTCGCGGGCCAACGTGGTGACCAGGCCCTCTCGGTCACGGTCCTCGACCCGGCCCCGTCGGTGGCGGCGGCCCAGCGCCGCAAGCCCGACGAACTCGCCTCGATCGTCCAGGACCTGACGACGCTCCTGGAGAGCATCACGCCCGTGCTGGAGCGCGGCAGATACCCGGACAAGTCGCAGGGTGCGAACATCGCGGGCCTGCTGCGCGCGGTGGCGGACCAACTCGACGTATAG
- a CDS encoding HAD family hydrolase — MTSLPTPPLSVGRDRPPTVGFDLDMTLIDSRPGIHAAYRALSAETGVPIDADLAVTRLGPPLDEELAHWFPADRIAAMGDRYREIYPTHAIAPTLLMAGAREAVAAVRSLGGRVIVVTAKHEPNAKLHLAHLGVEPDAVVGRLWAEAKAEALREHGASVYVGDHTGDVRGARTAGALSVAVPTGPCGEGELRAAGADVVLPDLLAFPEWLRAYVAEPAADLA, encoded by the coding sequence ATGACTTCGCTCCCGACCCCGCCCCTGTCCGTCGGTCGCGACCGGCCGCCGACGGTCGGCTTCGATCTCGACATGACCCTCATCGACTCCCGGCCCGGCATCCACGCCGCCTACCGCGCTCTCTCGGCCGAGACCGGTGTCCCGATCGACGCCGATCTGGCCGTCACCCGGCTGGGACCGCCGCTCGACGAGGAGTTGGCGCACTGGTTCCCGGCGGACCGCATCGCGGCGATGGGCGACCGGTACCGGGAGATCTATCCCACTCACGCCATCGCGCCGACGCTGCTGATGGCCGGGGCCCGTGAGGCGGTCGCAGCCGTTCGGTCGCTCGGCGGGCGGGTGATCGTGGTGACGGCGAAGCACGAGCCGAACGCGAAGCTGCATCTCGCGCATCTCGGTGTGGAACCGGACGCGGTCGTCGGCCGGCTCTGGGCGGAAGCGAAGGCGGAGGCGCTGCGCGAGCACGGCGCGAGCGTGTACGTGGGCGACCACACGGGCGACGTACGCGGTGCCCGTACGGCGGGCGCGCTCTCGGTCGCGGTGCCGACCGGCCCCTGCGGCGAGGGGGAACTGCGGGCGGCGGGCGCGGACGTCGTGCTGCCGGACCTGCTGGCGTTCCCGGAGTGGCTGCGCGCCTACGTCGCGGAGCCCGCCGCCGACCTGGCCTGA
- a CDS encoding iron ABC transporter permease, which translates to MTAAAVPTTHRTRRALVARRIGWTTVAAAALLLAVLLSLAVGARAVAPGAVFDALLNGGHGEDAEVVRQLRVPRTVVGLMVGAALALAGTVLQGITRNPIADPGILGISQGAAVGVVMAIAFAGVHTLTGYVWFAFAGAAVASVAVYAIASRGRGGATPVKLALGGAAINALLVSVTMGILTTRAAALDEFRFWQVGSVAGRDAELVGQVWPFLLVGTVLVVSVARGLDALALGEDVAKGLGQNVGAVRVVGGVGATVLVGVGVAAAGPIAFVGLAVPHIARAIVGSDHRWLMPMAALVGPVMLLVADVLGRVLFPPGEVPAGVMTALLGVPFLVALVRRKAVPA; encoded by the coding sequence ATGACAGCCGCCGCCGTCCCGACGACCCACCGCACCAGACGCGCTCTCGTCGCCCGCCGCATCGGCTGGACGACGGTCGCCGCCGCGGCCCTGCTGCTCGCCGTCCTGCTCAGCCTCGCGGTCGGGGCCCGCGCCGTCGCGCCGGGCGCCGTGTTCGACGCGCTGCTCAACGGGGGTCACGGCGAGGACGCCGAGGTCGTACGGCAACTGCGGGTGCCCCGTACCGTCGTCGGCCTGATGGTCGGCGCCGCGCTCGCGCTCGCCGGTACGGTCCTCCAGGGCATCACCCGCAACCCCATCGCCGACCCCGGCATCCTCGGAATCAGCCAGGGCGCGGCGGTCGGCGTCGTCATGGCCATCGCCTTCGCCGGGGTGCACACGCTGACCGGATACGTGTGGTTCGCGTTCGCCGGCGCTGCCGTCGCCTCGGTCGCCGTGTACGCGATCGCCTCACGCGGCAGGGGCGGCGCGACCCCGGTCAAACTCGCCCTCGGCGGCGCCGCGATCAACGCGCTCCTGGTCTCCGTGACGATGGGCATCCTGACGACCCGGGCCGCCGCGCTGGACGAGTTCCGCTTCTGGCAGGTGGGGTCGGTCGCGGGCCGGGACGCCGAACTCGTCGGCCAGGTCTGGCCGTTCCTCCTCGTCGGCACGGTCCTGGTGGTGAGCGTCGCGCGCGGGCTCGACGCGCTCGCGCTCGGCGAGGACGTCGCGAAGGGCCTCGGGCAGAACGTCGGAGCCGTCCGCGTCGTGGGCGGTGTCGGCGCGACCGTACTCGTCGGGGTCGGCGTCGCCGCGGCCGGGCCGATCGCCTTCGTCGGCCTCGCCGTCCCGCACATCGCCCGCGCGATCGTCGGCAGCGACCACCGCTGGCTGATGCCGATGGCCGCGCTGGTCGGGCCGGTGATGCTGCTCGTGGCCGATGTGCTCGGCCGTGTCCTGTTCCCGCCGGGCGAGGTGCCGGCGGGCGTGATGACGGCGCTGCTCGGTGTGCCGTTCCTGGTCGCTCTCGTACGCAGGAAGGCGGTACCGGCATGA
- a CDS encoding iron ABC transporter permease, with protein sequence MSTAPAADRKVVTRGAGVRPAGYSLVRTRLGTRRVSFLVHRRAAVVACALAVLLSLVCVAYLGVGESFVAPAEVLKVILGQPSPDELVVGTLRLPRMVVGLLVGAAFGVSGALIQTVARNPLASPDIIGVTQGASALTVFAMTYGVTSFTVLPYLSVTGGMLAAVLVYVFAWRGGLHATRFVLIGIGFAIALRSLTTLFMTKGDYLVAQQAQVWMTGSLNGRGWDEAAPLGWVLLILLPAVAWAAYAQRTVSMDDGTATALGVRLGHVRLGLVLLGVVLASVATGTAGPVDFVALLAPQIARRMTRTAQIPLLCSALLGAVIVVLADLLARKLFAPTELPVGVLTAAIGAPYLIWLIIRSRTAGAGA encoded by the coding sequence ATGAGTACGGCCCCAGCGGCCGACCGGAAAGTGGTCACCAGGGGCGCCGGGGTACGGCCCGCCGGATACTCACTCGTACGCACCCGGCTGGGCACCCGGCGCGTGTCGTTCCTCGTGCACCGGCGCGCGGCGGTCGTCGCCTGCGCCCTCGCGGTGCTGCTCTCGCTGGTCTGCGTCGCCTACCTCGGCGTCGGCGAGAGCTTCGTCGCCCCCGCCGAGGTCCTGAAGGTGATCCTCGGACAGCCGTCGCCGGACGAACTGGTCGTCGGCACGCTGCGGCTGCCGCGCATGGTGGTCGGTCTCCTCGTCGGCGCCGCCTTCGGTGTCTCCGGCGCGCTCATCCAGACCGTCGCCCGCAACCCGCTCGCCAGCCCGGACATCATCGGGGTCACGCAGGGCGCGAGCGCGCTGACGGTCTTCGCGATGACGTACGGCGTCACGTCGTTCACCGTCCTGCCCTACCTCTCGGTCACGGGCGGCATGCTGGCCGCCGTGCTCGTGTACGTCTTCGCCTGGCGCGGCGGGCTGCACGCCACCCGCTTCGTCCTCATCGGCATCGGCTTCGCGATCGCGCTGCGCTCGCTCACCACACTCTTCATGACGAAGGGCGACTATCTGGTCGCCCAGCAGGCCCAGGTGTGGATGACCGGCTCGCTCAACGGCCGCGGCTGGGACGAGGCCGCGCCGCTCGGCTGGGTGCTGCTGATCCTGCTGCCGGCGGTGGCGTGGGCGGCGTACGCCCAGCGCACGGTGTCGATGGACGACGGGACCGCCACCGCGCTCGGCGTGCGCCTGGGGCACGTACGGCTCGGGCTCGTCCTGCTCGGCGTGGTGCTGGCGTCGGTGGCGACCGGGACCGCGGGGCCGGTGGACTTCGTCGCGCTGCTCGCCCCGCAGATCGCGCGGCGGATGACGCGTACGGCGCAGATCCCGCTGCTCTGCTCCGCGCTGCTCGGCGCGGTGATCGTCGTACTCGCCGACCTCCTCGCGCGCAAGCTGTTCGCGCCCACCGAACTGCCCGTGGGCGTGCTCACGGCCGCGATCGGTGCCCCGTATCTGATCTGGCTGATCATCCGCAGCCGTACCGCAGGAGCTGGAGCATGA
- a CDS encoding ABC transporter ATP-binding protein, giving the protein MGAGTGTGTGIGGRTEARETGVSRLAAHELTLAYDDRTVVHGLELAVPDGRVTVIVGPNACGKSTTLRALGRLLRPKSGSVLLDGAELASIPTRRIAQSIGLLPQSPSAPEAITVADLVSRGRQPHQRWWQQWSEEDERAVTDAMGRTDVTELAERSVDELSGGQRQRVWIAMALAQETDLLLLDEPTTFLDIAHQVEVLDLVRRLNHDQGRTVVIVLHDLNQAARYADHLVAMKEGRIVAEGAPGEVVTAELVREVFGLESVVVPDPVTGSPLVVPGAPYRPGDGE; this is encoded by the coding sequence ATGGGCGCAGGCACGGGCACGGGCACGGGCATCGGTGGCCGGACGGAGGCGCGGGAGACCGGCGTGAGCCGGCTCGCGGCCCACGAGCTGACGCTCGCCTACGACGACCGCACGGTCGTACACGGTCTCGAACTGGCCGTCCCCGACGGGCGGGTGACCGTGATCGTCGGCCCCAACGCCTGCGGCAAGTCGACCACGCTGCGCGCGCTCGGGCGGCTGCTGAGGCCGAAGAGCGGTTCGGTGCTGCTGGACGGCGCGGAGCTGGCGAGCATCCCGACGCGGAGGATCGCGCAGTCGATCGGTCTGCTGCCGCAGTCGCCGTCCGCGCCCGAGGCGATCACCGTCGCCGACCTGGTCTCGCGCGGGCGCCAGCCACATCAGCGCTGGTGGCAGCAGTGGTCGGAGGAGGACGAGCGGGCCGTGACGGACGCGATGGGGCGTACGGACGTGACCGAGCTGGCCGAGCGGTCGGTCGACGAACTGTCGGGCGGTCAGCGGCAGCGCGTGTGGATCGCGATGGCGCTGGCGCAGGAGACGGATCTGCTGCTGCTGGACGAGCCGACGACGTTCCTGGACATCGCCCACCAGGTGGAGGTGCTCGACCTGGTGCGCCGCCTCAACCACGACCAGGGCCGCACGGTCGTGATCGTGCTCCACGACCTCAACCAGGCGGCGCGGTACGCCGATCACCTGGTGGCCATGAAGGAGGGCCGGATCGTCGCGGAGGGCGCTCCGGGCGAGGTCGTCACGGCGGAGCTGGTACGCGAGGTGTTCGGCCTCGAATCGGTGGTGGTCCCGGACCCGGTGACGGGGTCACCGCTGGTGGTCCCGGGGGCGCCGTACCGGCCGGGGGACGGGGAGTAG